In Lachnospiraceae bacterium, one DNA window encodes the following:
- the pyrB gene encoding aspartate carbamoyltransferase — protein sequence MRHLLNPLDFSVEEIDDLLALARDIESNLPKYAHVCDGKKLATLFYEPSTRTRLSFEAAMLNLGGNVLGFSSANSSSASKGESVADTIRMISCYADICAMRHPKEGAAYVAAQKARIPVINAGDGGHQHPTQTLTDLMTIRSLKGRLDNLTIGLCGDLKFGRTVHSLINAMVRYPGIKFILISPPELRIPDSIREDVLIANNIPFEEIGSLDDSIGQLDILYMTRVQKERFFNEEDYIRLKDCYILDKKRMAMAKDDMFVLHPLPRVNEISVEVDDDPRAAYFRQAQYGVYVRMALIMTLLEVEKPC from the coding sequence ATGAGACACTTATTGAATCCCTTAGACTTCTCTGTGGAGGAGATTGATGATCTTCTGGCGCTGGCAAGGGACATTGAAAGCAACCTTCCAAAATATGCCCATGTCTGCGACGGCAAGAAGCTGGCTACATTATTCTATGAGCCAAGTACCCGTACACGTTTAAGCTTTGAAGCTGCTATGTTAAACCTTGGCGGAAATGTTTTAGGTTTTTCATCTGCTAATTCCAGTTCTGCATCAAAGGGCGAAAGCGTTGCTGATACCATCCGCATGATTTCCTGCTATGCAGATATCTGCGCTATGCGTCATCCAAAAGAAGGTGCTGCTTATGTAGCTGCACAGAAAGCACGTATCCCGGTCATCAACGCAGGTGACGGCGGACACCAGCATCCAACACAGACTTTAACAGACCTTATGACCATCCGTTCATTAAAAGGTCGTCTGGATAACTTAACCATTGGCCTGTGCGGTGACTTAAAATTTGGCCGTACCGTCCACTCACTGATCAATGCCATGGTCCGCTATCCAGGTATAAAATTTATTCTCATCTCCCCGCCTGAGCTTCGTATCCCTGACAGCATCCGTGAGGACGTTCTGATTGCTAATAACATTCCATTTGAAGAAATCGGCAGTCTGGATGATTCCATCGGCCAGCTGGATATCCTGTACATGACCCGTGTGCAGAAGGAGCGTTTCTTCAACGAAGAGGATTATATCCGCTTAAAAGACTGCTACATCTTAGACAAGAAGAGAATGGCAATGGCAAAGGATGATATGTTTGTTCTCCATCCACTTCCAAGAGTAAATGAGATCTCTGTAGAAGTAGATGACGACCCAAGAGCTGCTTATTTCAGACAGGCACAGTACGGCGTATATGTTCGTATGGCTCTGATCATGACATTACTGGAGGTAGAAAAGCCATGTTAA
- a CDS encoding IMP cyclohydrolase produces MYMKNLEQELKENAYPGRGIVIGESKDGKTAVTAYFIMGRSSNSRNRVFVEEGEGIRTQAFDPAKLEDPSLIIYAPVRVLGNKTIVTNGDQTDTIYEGMDHQLTFEQSLRSREFEPDAPNYTPRISGVLHVENKKYSYAMSILKSNQGNPDSCLRFTFAYENPVPGMGHFIHTYMHDGSPLPSFEGEPKPVEIDGTIDEFTDKVWNSLNEDNKVSLFVRFIDIETGKWETRIVNKNQ; encoded by the coding sequence ATGTATATGAAAAATCTGGAACAGGAATTAAAAGAAAATGCATATCCGGGCCGCGGCATTGTTATCGGTGAAAGCAAAGACGGAAAAACAGCTGTCACTGCTTATTTTATCATGGGGCGCAGTTCAAACAGCCGTAACCGTGTTTTTGTGGAAGAAGGAGAGGGCATCCGTACCCAGGCGTTTGATCCTGCAAAATTAGAAGATCCAAGCCTGATCATTTATGCACCGGTCCGCGTACTGGGAAATAAGACTATTGTTACAAATGGCGATCAGACTGATACCATTTATGAGGGAATGGATCATCAGCTTACCTTTGAACAGTCTCTTCGCAGCCGTGAGTTTGAGCCAGATGCTCCAAACTATACACCACGTATTTCCGGTGTGCTCCATGTGGAAAATAAAAAATACAGCTATGCAATGTCCATTTTAAAGAGCAACCAGGGAAATCCGGATTCCTGTCTGCGTTTTACATTTGCATATGAGAATCCGGTTCCTGGAATGGGTCATTTTATCCATACATATATGCATGACGGCAGTCCGCTTCCAAGTTTTGAGGGAGAACCAAAGCCTGTAGAAATCGATGGTACGATTGATGAATTTACAGATAAGGTATGGAACAGTTTAAACGAAGACAACAAGGTGTCCCTGTTCGTGCGTTTTATTGATATTGAAACAGGTAAATGGGAGACTCGTATTGTAAATAAAAATCAGTAA
- a CDS encoding VOC family protein, whose amino-acid sequence MIKFNHFNFNVLDLNKSLAFYKEALGLEPVREKDASDGSFKLVYLGDGVSDFTLELTWLKDRTEPYNLGECEFHLAFHVDDYDGIHKKHEEMGCICYENPSMGIYFITDPDGYWIEIVPERK is encoded by the coding sequence ATGATCAAATTTAATCACTTCAATTTTAATGTATTAGATCTTAATAAGAGCCTTGCTTTTTACAAAGAAGCATTAGGCCTGGAGCCAGTAAGGGAAAAAGATGCTTCTGACGGCTCTTTTAAGCTGGTTTACTTAGGTGATGGAGTTTCAGATTTCACACTGGAACTGACCTGGTTAAAAGACCGCACAGAGCCATATAATCTTGGAGAATGTGAGTTCCATCTGGCTTTTCATGTAGATGATTACGATGGCATCCATAAAAAGCATGAGGAAATGGGCTGCATCTGCTACGAAAATCCGTCTATGGGAATCTATTTTATCACTGATCCTGATGGATACTGGATCGAGATCGTACCAGAACGTAAATAA
- a CDS encoding pyridoxamine kinase, whose amino-acid sequence MTQYHQKKIAMINDLSGYGRCSITAALPVLAALKIQCCPVPTSVLSNHTGFPVYFFDDYTDKMEPYIEKWKELGLSFDGIVSGFLGSERQIQIVKDMITEFKKPETKVIVDPIMGDHGETYATYTETMCRKMRELAEMADILTPNLTEACILTERPFKKEGWSRKEIEGLTEELLAMGPSGVVITGVREGQYLVNAVAEREKKITYIRRKKVGTERPGTGDVFSSVVAGVCVRGGSLSEGVALAADFVKDCIRRSEELQIPVENGVCFEELMGKLVRYSGK is encoded by the coding sequence ATGACACAATACCACCAGAAAAAAATCGCAATGATCAATGATCTTTCAGGTTATGGCCGCTGTTCTATTACAGCGGCTCTGCCTGTTTTAGCGGCACTGAAGATCCAGTGCTGTCCGGTTCCCACCTCAGTGCTTTCCAATCACACCGGTTTCCCAGTGTATTTTTTTGATGATTATACTGATAAAATGGAACCTTATATTGAAAAATGGAAAGAACTGGGATTATCCTTTGATGGCATTGTCTCCGGTTTTTTAGGCTCTGAGCGCCAGATCCAGATAGTTAAAGATATGATCACTGAATTTAAGAAACCGGAAACCAAAGTGATCGTGGATCCGATCATGGGAGACCACGGGGAAACCTATGCCACTTATACAGAAACCATGTGCCGGAAAATGCGGGAACTTGCAGAAATGGCAGATATTTTAACACCAAATCTTACAGAGGCCTGCATTTTAACAGAACGCCCTTTTAAAAAAGAAGGCTGGAGCCGGAAAGAGATAGAAGGGCTTACAGAAGAACTTCTTGCTATGGGTCCATCTGGCGTTGTGATCACCGGTGTGAGAGAAGGACAGTATCTGGTCAATGCAGTAGCGGAAAGGGAAAAGAAAATAACTTATATCCGCCGCAAAAAGGTCGGTACAGAACGTCCAGGTACAGGTGACGTATTTTCATCAGTAGTAGCAGGTGTCTGTGTAAGAGGAGGAAGCTTGTCAGAGGGAGTGGCACTAGCTGCAGATTTTGTAAAAGACTGTATCCGCCGCTCTGAAGAACTTCAGATACCAGTGGAAAATGGCGTATGCTTTGAAGAACTGATGGGCAAGCTGGTGCGGTACAGCGGAAAATGA
- the serS gene encoding serine--tRNA ligase, which yields MLDLKFVRENPDIVKQNIKNKFQDSKLPLVDEVIALDAENRTTQKEADDLRASRNKLSKQIGALMGQDKKEEAEEVKKQVSANSARLTELEAKEAELSEKILKIMMTIPNIIDPSVPIGKDDSQNVEIERFGEPVVPDFEIPYHTDIMESFNGIDLDAARRVAGNGFYYLMGDIARLHSAVIAYARDFMINRGFTYCVPPFMIRSNVVTGVMSFAEMDAMMYKIEGEDLYLIGTSEHSMIGKFIDTITPETQLPLTLTSYSPCFRKEKGAHGIEERGVYRIHQFEKQEMIVVCKPEESPMWYDKLWQNTVDLFRSMDIPVRTLECCSGDLADLKVKSCDVEAWSPRQKKYFEVGSCSNLGDAQARRLKIRVQGEDGTKYLAHTLNNTVVAPPRMLIAFLENNLQADGSVRIPEVLRPYMGGMEAMVPKNNK from the coding sequence ATGTTAGATTTAAAGTTTGTCAGAGAAAATCCAGACATTGTAAAGCAGAATATTAAGAATAAATTTCAGGACAGCAAGCTGCCGCTGGTAGATGAGGTTATTGCGCTGGATGCAGAAAACCGCACTACCCAGAAGGAAGCAGATGATTTAAGAGCAAGCAGAAATAAACTGTCCAAGCAGATCGGTGCTCTTATGGGGCAGGACAAAAAGGAAGAAGCAGAGGAGGTTAAGAAGCAGGTTAGTGCTAACTCTGCAAGACTGACTGAATTAGAAGCAAAAGAAGCAGAACTTTCTGAAAAGATCTTAAAGATCATGATGACTATTCCTAATATCATCGATCCAAGCGTGCCGATTGGCAAAGATGACAGCCAGAATGTAGAGATTGAACGTTTTGGCGAGCCGGTAGTACCTGATTTTGAGATCCCATATCACACAGATATTATGGAAAGCTTCAATGGCATTGACTTAGATGCAGCAAGAAGAGTAGCAGGAAACGGCTTCTACTACTTAATGGGTGATATCGCAAGACTGCATTCCGCAGTTATTGCGTATGCTAGGGATTTCATGATCAACCGTGGATTTACTTACTGTGTACCTCCTTTCATGATCCGCAGCAATGTAGTGACTGGCGTTATGAGCTTTGCTGAAATGGACGCTATGATGTACAAGATCGAGGGAGAAGACCTGTACCTGATCGGAACCAGTGAGCATTCCATGATCGGTAAGTTTATTGATACCATTACTCCAGAGACACAGCTGCCGCTGACCCTGACCAGCTATTCTCCATGCTTCCGTAAGGAAAAAGGTGCCCATGGAATCGAGGAGAGAGGTGTATACCGTATCCATCAGTTTGAGAAGCAGGAAATGATCGTTGTCTGCAAACCAGAAGAAAGCCCGATGTGGTATGATAAGCTGTGGCAGAACACAGTAGACCTGTTCCGTTCCATGGATATTCCGGTAAGAACCTTGGAGTGCTGTTCCGGTGACTTAGCCGACTTAAAGGTTAAGTCCTGCGACGTAGAGGCATGGTCTCCAAGACAGAAGAAGTATTTTGAAGTAGGAAGCTGCTCCAACTTAGGTGATGCCCAGGCACGCCGCTTAAAGATCCGTGTTCAGGGAGAAGATGGCACCAAGTATCTGGCTCACACTTTAAACAACACAGTAGTAGCTCCGCCACGTATGCTGATCGCATTCTTAGAGAACAACCTGCAGGCTGATGGTTCTGTACGTATTCCTGAGGTATTAAGACCTTACATGGGCGGTATGGAAGCTATGGTTCCAAAGAATAACAAATAA
- a CDS encoding ABC transporter permease — translation MRFPDLLMMSVNNLRRRKLRTFLTVLGVIIGTASIVVMVSLGIGLNEMTMEQIASWGSLTTIEVYANDNGSSVRIVGGSSLSSSSSKSGDTSYITDEVIADFQKIPYVTGVSPVLEMNVLMRQGAYEAQYISLTGVSQSYLEQLNLGEGRIPASGEMGMVFGNGVLQRFTNAKTGKGYWDTGELPDVDLMGKPVFVVFDMDAYYQSQGGGTGDDGNSVKPPKKYMIPVTGLIAGGIDEWSNYSWSVYTDIDGLKEQLKKAFKKGTVIPGQPTNKKGKPLNYIVYNSAEIFVDDMEHVAQVQKILADKGYQVNSQMDWLESSRQQSNMVQAVLGGIGAVSLFVAAIGIANTMMMSIYERTKEIGVMKVLGCDMGNIRSMFLIESGFIGFMGGVLGALLSYGVSVIVNRFVSMSDMMGMSGNLSRIPLWLAFAAIGFAVFVGMAAGFMPAMRAMKLSPLAAIRNE, via the coding sequence ATGAGATTTCCTGATCTTCTGATGATGAGTGTCAATAACCTGCGCAGGAGAAAATTAAGGACTTTTCTTACTGTTTTAGGTGTTATCATAGGTACGGCTTCCATTGTAGTCATGGTTTCGTTGGGAATCGGTTTAAATGAGATGACCATGGAGCAGATCGCTTCCTGGGGAAGTCTGACTACTATAGAAGTATATGCAAATGATAATGGAAGCTCTGTAAGGATCGTTGGAGGTTCAAGCCTTTCTTCTTCCTCATCTAAAAGCGGGGACACATCTTATATTACCGATGAGGTGATCGCAGACTTCCAGAAGATCCCTTATGTAACAGGGGTTTCACCGGTACTGGAAATGAATGTGCTGATGCGTCAGGGAGCTTACGAAGCCCAGTATATCAGTTTAACTGGTGTCAGCCAGTCTTATTTAGAACAATTGAACTTAGGAGAAGGACGCATCCCGGCTTCTGGTGAAATGGGAATGGTTTTTGGAAATGGTGTACTCCAGCGTTTTACCAATGCGAAAACAGGCAAAGGTTACTGGGATACAGGAGAACTGCCTGATGTGGATCTTATGGGAAAACCGGTCTTTGTAGTTTTTGACATGGATGCTTATTACCAGAGTCAGGGAGGCGGCACCGGAGATGACGGAAACAGCGTAAAACCACCGAAAAAGTATATGATCCCGGTCACAGGTTTGATTGCCGGTGGAATTGATGAATGGAGTAACTATTCCTGGTCTGTATATACAGATATTGATGGATTAAAGGAGCAGTTGAAAAAAGCCTTTAAAAAAGGAACGGTTATTCCCGGACAACCCACTAATAAAAAGGGCAAACCATTAAATTATATTGTATACAACAGCGCAGAGATTTTTGTAGATGATATGGAACATGTGGCCCAGGTGCAGAAGATCCTGGCAGATAAGGGCTATCAGGTCAACAGCCAGATGGACTGGCTGGAAAGTTCCAGACAGCAGTCCAATATGGTACAGGCAGTTCTTGGTGGAATCGGTGCAGTATCTTTGTTTGTGGCAGCCATCGGTATTGCCAACACCATGATGATGTCCATTTATGAGAGGACCAAAGAAATCGGTGTTATGAAGGTCTTAGGCTGTGATATGGGAAATATCCGCAGTATGTTCCTTATTGAATCCGGCTTTATCGGTTTTATGGGTGGCGTGCTGGGAGCGCTGTTAAGCTATGGAGTGTCTGTGATAGTCAACCGTTTTGTAAGTATGTCTGATATGATGGGAATGAGCGGAAATCTGTCAAGGATTCCTTTATGGCTGGCTTTTGCAGCTATTGGTTTTGCTGTTTTTGTGGGTATGGCAGCTGGTTTTATGCCTGCTATGCGTGCTATGAAATTAAGTCCGCTGGCAGCGATCCGAAACGAATAA
- a CDS encoding phosphoribosylaminoimidazolecarboxamide formyltransferase yields MKELELKYGCNPNQKPAKIFMNDNKELPVTVLSGRPGYINFLDALNGWQLVKELKEVTGLPAATSFKHVSPAGAAVGLPLDDVLRKIYWVDDQGELSALASAYARARGADRMSSFGDFISLSDVCDVATAKLIKREVSDGVIAPGYEPEALEILKAKKNGNYNVIQIDPDYVPEELERKQVFGVVFEQGHNNLKINKELLKNIVTENKDMTEEAAMDLVISLITLKYTQSNSVCFVKGGQAIGIGAGQQSRVHCTRLAGSKADNWYLRQNPKVLNLPFINGIRRADRDNAIDLYIGEDYMDVLADGRWEKIFKEKPEVFTREEKRAWLDGLTDVALGSDAFFPFGDNIDRAYKSGVKYVAQPGGSVRDDQVIETCDQYGMVMAFTGIRLFHH; encoded by the coding sequence ATGAAAGAACTGGAATTAAAATATGGATGCAACCCAAATCAGAAGCCTGCTAAGATCTTTATGAATGACAATAAGGAACTGCCGGTCACTGTTTTAAGCGGCCGTCCTGGTTATATCAATTTCTTAGACGCATTAAACGGCTGGCAGCTGGTAAAAGAATTAAAAGAAGTCACCGGACTTCCTGCAGCTACTTCTTTTAAGCATGTATCTCCGGCAGGAGCAGCAGTAGGCCTTCCACTTGATGACGTTTTACGCAAGATCTACTGGGTAGACGATCAGGGAGAGCTTTCTGCCCTTGCAAGTGCTTATGCAAGAGCCAGAGGTGCAGACCGTATGTCTTCTTTTGGGGATTTCATTTCTCTTTCTGATGTATGTGACGTTGCGACTGCAAAGCTGATCAAACGAGAGGTTTCTGATGGTGTGATCGCACCAGGCTATGAGCCGGAAGCATTAGAAATCTTAAAAGCCAAGAAAAACGGCAATTACAATGTGATCCAGATCGATCCGGACTATGTACCGGAGGAATTGGAACGTAAGCAGGTGTTCGGTGTTGTATTTGAGCAGGGACATAACAATTTAAAGATCAATAAAGAACTGCTGAAAAACATTGTTACAGAAAACAAGGATATGACGGAAGAAGCAGCCATGGATCTGGTTATTTCCCTGATCACTTTAAAATATACCCAGTCCAATTCAGTATGCTTCGTAAAGGGCGGTCAGGCTATTGGTATTGGAGCAGGACAGCAGTCCAGAGTACACTGTACCAGACTGGCAGGAAGCAAGGCAGATAACTGGTATCTGCGCCAGAATCCAAAAGTGTTAAATCTGCCGTTTATTAATGGTATCCGCAGGGCAGACCGTGACAACGCCATTGACTTATATATTGGTGAAGATTATATGGATGTTCTTGCTGATGGAAGATGGGAAAAGATTTTTAAGGAGAAACCAGAGGTATTTACAAGAGAAGAAAAGAGAGCATGGTTAGACGGTCTTACAGACGTAGCTTTAGGCTCTGATGCCTTCTTCCCATTTGGAGATAACATTGACAGAGCATATAAGAGCGGTGTAAAATATGTAGCACAGCCCGGCGGCTCTGTAAGAGATGATCAGGTCATTGAAACCTGCGATCAGTACGGCATGGTAATGGCATTTACCGGTATCCGTCTGTTCCACCATTAA
- a CDS encoding ABC transporter ATP-binding protein, with amino-acid sequence MNVEDQKEESAVIRVKDLYKIYRVGETKVRALNGVSFEIPKGEFVAIVGTSGSGKSTLLNMLAGLEKPTKGEILIGNVHIEKLTEKQLVAFRREKVGFIFQSYNLLNTMNAIENVALPLAFRGVPKKERLKEAREYMELVGVGKQEKHMPNQMSGGQQQRVGIARALVVKPQIIFADEPTGNLDSKTTMEVLQLMQRIVKEQDQTLVMVTHDNNLASYADRRIRIVDGKIVNIEVGQRRE; translated from the coding sequence TTGAATGTAGAAGATCAAAAAGAAGAGTCTGCGGTCATCCGCGTAAAAGACCTTTATAAGATATATCGTGTAGGAGAAACAAAAGTCCGGGCTTTAAACGGTGTCAGCTTTGAAATCCCAAAAGGTGAATTTGTAGCTATAGTAGGAACCTCAGGTTCCGGTAAGTCCACTCTTTTAAATATGCTGGCGGGATTGGAAAAGCCTACCAAAGGTGAGATCCTCATTGGAAATGTACATATAGAAAAATTAACAGAAAAACAGTTAGTGGCTTTCCGCCGCGAAAAAGTAGGTTTTATCTTTCAGTCATATAACCTTTTAAATACCATGAACGCCATAGAAAATGTGGCTCTTCCTCTGGCATTTAGAGGGGTTCCAAAGAAGGAACGCCTGAAAGAAGCCAGAGAATACATGGAACTGGTAGGAGTAGGCAAACAGGAAAAGCATATGCCTAACCAAATGTCAGGAGGACAGCAGCAGAGGGTAGGTATTGCCAGGGCTTTAGTAGTAAAACCCCAGATCATCTTTGCAGATGAGCCTACAGGAAACCTGGATTCCAAAACTACCATGGAGGTATTGCAGCTGATGCAGAGAATTGTAAAAGAACAGGACCAGACCCTTGTTATGGTCACACATGACAATAACCTGGCTTCCTATGCGGACCGCCGGATACGGATTGTAGACGGTAAGATCGTAAATATAGAAGTGGGTCAGAGGAGAGAATGA
- a CDS encoding aspartate carbamoyltransferase regulatory subunit, translating to MLNISGLKEGIVLDHIEAGKSLDIYYHLGLDKLDCQVAIIKNARSNKMGRKDIIKIEGGLDKVDLDILGYIDHTITVNIIKDDHIAEKKALKLPKKITNVIHCKNPRCITSIEQELPHIFYLSDEKTETYRCQYCEEKYSDFK from the coding sequence ATGTTAAATATCAGCGGATTAAAAGAAGGAATCGTACTTGACCATATTGAGGCTGGAAAAAGCCTTGATATCTACTACCACTTAGGTCTTGATAAATTAGACTGCCAGGTAGCTATCATCAAGAATGCACGAAGCAATAAAATGGGCCGCAAGGACATCATTAAGATCGAAGGCGGACTGGATAAGGTTGATCTGGATATCTTAGGATACATTGATCATACCATCACTGTTAATATCATCAAGGATGATCACATTGCAGAAAAGAAAGCATTAAAGCTTCCTAAAAAGATCACCAACGTGATCCACTGCAAGAATCCTCGCTGCATTACCTCTATTGAGCAGGAACTGCCTCATATCTTCTATCTTAGTGATGAAAAGACAGAGACATATCGCTGCCAGTACTGTGAAGAAAAATACAGCGATTTTAAATAA